One Borreliella chilensis DNA window includes the following coding sequences:
- a CDS encoding capsule biosynthesis protein CapI: MKVFLTGIAGFIGFHVAKKLAEKGHEVLGVDILNDYYEPKFKQERLEALGFYSKDIKSHRVIKSKKYNNLSFAYLDILNKDKLLEFFKEYKFTHVCHLAAQAGIRDSLENPDNYISINIVGFFNVLDVCRVYKENIKHFVYASTSSVYGINEKIPSSEDSITDHPLNLYAASKKSNEVIAHAYSASFNIPTTGLRFFTVYGTYGRPDMALYLFSDGIKNGETINIFNNGNMARDFTYVSDISSGVYEVLKNPAKSDCSFDVNNPNSSTSSFPYRIYNIGTGHSTKLLDFIRELEVNFGKKALKNYMPMQKADVVDSCCDILKLKNDVGYEAKVSIEEGIKEFSQWYKMSAVADKG; the protein is encoded by the coding sequence ATGAAAGTTTTTTTAACTGGAATTGCAGGATTTATTGGATTTCATGTAGCTAAAAAGCTTGCAGAGAAGGGTCACGAAGTTTTGGGTGTAGACATATTAAATGATTATTATGAGCCCAAATTTAAGCAAGAAAGATTAGAGGCTTTGGGTTTTTATTCTAAGGATATCAAAAGTCATAGGGTTATTAAGAGTAAAAAATATAATAATTTATCTTTTGCTTATCTTGATATATTAAATAAAGATAAATTGTTAGAATTTTTTAAAGAGTATAAGTTTACACATGTTTGTCATTTAGCTGCTCAAGCGGGCATTAGAGATAGCCTTGAAAATCCCGATAATTATATTTCAATAAATATTGTTGGATTTTTCAATGTTTTAGATGTATGCAGGGTTTATAAAGAAAATATTAAGCATTTTGTTTATGCTTCAACATCATCAGTTTATGGTATAAATGAGAAGATTCCGTCCAGTGAAGATTCTATTACAGACCATCCTTTAAATTTATATGCGGCTAGTAAAAAATCCAATGAAGTGATAGCGCATGCTTATAGTGCGTCTTTTAATATTCCCACAACAGGGCTTAGATTTTTTACGGTTTATGGAACTTATGGAAGGCCTGATATGGCTTTGTATTTATTTTCAGATGGAATTAAGAATGGTGAGACCATTAATATTTTTAACAATGGGAATATGGCTAGAGATTTTACATATGTTAGTGATATTTCAAGTGGTGTTTACGAGGTGTTGAAAAATCCAGCTAAGAGCGATTGTAGTTTTGATGTTAACAATCCTAATTCGTCGACATCCTCTTTCCCTTATAGAATATATAATATAGGAACCGGACATTCTACTAAATTGCTGGATTTTATTAGAGAGCTTGAGGTAAATTTTGGGAAAAAGGCCTTGAAAAATTATATGCCTATGCAAAAAGCAGATGTCGTAGACAGTTGTTGTGATATTCTTAAGCTTAAAAATGATGTGGGGTATGAGGCTAAAGTTTCTATTGAAGAAGGAATAAAAGAATTTTCACAGTGGTATAAAATGTCAGCAGTTGCTGATAAGGGTTGA
- a CDS encoding insertase, with amino-acid sequence MNQNKRILKTVYLSLFLIGLFMLINDIFSSSMSGFRSSAKEVQFDLSKSFDGNEMLSGKSNDFDLINKSQDIFVETGIYFATFSTFRGNLVSLKLKNHLNLEKDSTDLINVDYKNETFFDVSFDHLIEELFFYKKIDDFNHEFKAYFQSNGKTYEYVKRYTFSKINEYLIKFKVTVNCLEGDNLFDIDSYKIVFSSEIEKLSDKAKLQYNNYLSQIIYYDNKLKYGKDGLRIVNPRWIGSSTKYFEVLVSKDNMEVEFKKERGVLKSFIFNSVINKKNINDDFFIYAGPKDNRYLDIFDKNGNNTFSLSNLAFGMSVEKSLWYLIQVPMQMVMQVFYDVVPNWGLSIIFLTIVVRILIFPLTFKGFRATAELSKLQPRMKELQVKFKHDPKKLNEEMGKLYKEEGVNPLGGCLPVILQLPIFFALYSLVNNLFLLKGASFIPGWIDDLSIGDSVYHFGYKLYFVSWTDIRVLPFIMMFTQLGSTIVSSNIDLKNLGAQQKFLYFGMPIMFFFILYNMPSGLLIYWITTNIFTILQQYYIKMHLS; translated from the coding sequence GTGAATCAAAATAAAAGAATTTTAAAAACGGTTTATTTGTCTTTATTTTTAATTGGTCTTTTTATGCTTATTAATGATATTTTTTCTTCTAGTATGTCAGGTTTTAGATCTTCTGCCAAAGAAGTTCAATTTGATTTAAGCAAAAGTTTTGATGGTAATGAAATGTTATCAGGTAAAAGTAACGATTTTGACTTGATTAATAAATCTCAAGATATTTTTGTAGAAACAGGGATATATTTTGCTACTTTTTCGACATTTAGAGGTAATTTGGTTTCATTAAAGCTTAAAAATCATTTAAATTTGGAAAAAGATTCTACAGATTTGATTAATGTTGATTATAAAAATGAAACCTTTTTTGATGTTAGTTTTGACCATTTAATCGAAGAATTGTTTTTTTATAAGAAAATAGATGATTTTAATCATGAATTTAAGGCTTATTTTCAAAGTAATGGCAAAACTTATGAATATGTAAAAAGGTATACATTTTCAAAAATAAATGAATATTTGATAAAATTTAAGGTTACTGTAAATTGTCTTGAAGGTGATAACTTATTTGATATTGATTCTTATAAAATTGTTTTTAGTTCTGAGATTGAAAAGTTGAGTGATAAAGCTAAGCTTCAATATAATAACTATTTATCTCAAATAATTTATTATGATAATAAGCTTAAATACGGTAAAGATGGTTTAAGGATTGTTAATCCTAGATGGATTGGATCTAGTACTAAATATTTTGAGGTGCTAGTTTCTAAAGATAATATGGAGGTTGAGTTTAAGAAGGAGAGAGGAGTTCTTAAATCTTTTATTTTCAATAGTGTCATAAATAAAAAGAACATTAATGATGATTTTTTTATTTATGCTGGACCTAAAGACAATAGGTATTTAGATATTTTTGATAAGAATGGTAACAATACTTTTAGTTTGTCTAATCTTGCCTTTGGAATGTCAGTAGAAAAAAGTTTGTGGTATTTGATTCAAGTTCCCATGCAAATGGTAATGCAAGTTTTTTATGATGTTGTACCTAATTGGGGACTTTCAATTATTTTTTTGACAATTGTTGTTAGAATACTTATATTTCCTTTGACATTTAAGGGATTTAGAGCTACTGCTGAGCTTTCTAAGCTTCAACCTAGAATGAAAGAGCTTCAAGTAAAGTTCAAACATGATCCTAAGAAGTTGAATGAAGAGATGGGAAAGCTTTATAAAGAAGAAGGAGTTAATCCTTTGGGGGGATGTCTACCTGTAATTTTGCAACTTCCTATATTTTTTGCTCTTTATTCACTAGTCAATAACTTGTTTTTATTAAAAGGAGCTAGTTTTATTCCGGGATGGATTGATGATTTGTCTATTGGTGACAGTGTATATCATTTTGGATATAAGCTTTATTTTGTGTCTTGGACTGATATTAGAGTTTTACCTTTTATTATGATGTTTACTCAATTAGGATCTACAATTGTTAGTTCTAACATTGATTTAAAAAATCTTGGGGCTCAGCAAAAATTTTTGTATTTTGGGATGCCTATTATGTTTTTTTTCATACTTTACAATATGCCATCGGGGCTTTTAATATATTGGATTACAACAAATATTTTTACTATTTTGCAGCAATACTATATAAAAATGCATTTGTCTTAA
- a CDS encoding sodium:proton antiporter, which produces MNKKIFYITILLHLPNILFSYSTEYDIELKMSSFVMSLAIIVISSISLGNLIAKIGIPKVIGQITAGIILSPSAFGKIQIPLLFPLGITQVGENYLINEKIFAISTIASIILLFTAGLETDLKLFIKFLPRGGIIGITEVVGTFTSFVLMASIIFNVPLISPTSLFIGIIGTPTSAGIAASILSAKKKMSTSEGVTIISTSIIDDVLSMLMLTSVITISRSISDLDIASSIKAIIQNIIIWLCLTFSLIYVAETLSRLLKKLNSVTLATVITLSLAFTVASIFQNLGMSFVVGAYVFGLAMSKTDIVYVIQDKLTIFERFFIPIFFTSIGLMSDINEILSKEVLILGSVISAIAIITKSIFCFIPALFLGFNKLGALKIAIGMVPRGEVSLIMANVALSSGFISQKIFGIIIIMVFLPTIITTPIINFLFKINKNGLKKELPVDQNTHICVSFEYDNLAKILVWDLKNELRKEGFFTQQIKNDYSQYINARKNNISFSIKREGSQITFECPNKHLIIIQDLFRETILNLEKITKEVETVSLRAKKLDYSINYDKILSKINLNKRIKKENIILELKASNKADVLRELLSVINIEIDKERIFQDLMEREKLITTALKEGFAIPHLKTNLISKIHIAIGISHEGIDFNALDKNLSHVFILILCPAKDYVSYPRILASVVGKVDLYKKEILNAKTGKEIYNIIVS; this is translated from the coding sequence ATGAACAAAAAAATTTTTTACATAACAATACTGCTACACTTACCCAATATTCTGTTTTCATACTCAACAGAATATGACATTGAGCTAAAAATGTCGTCTTTTGTCATGAGTCTGGCAATTATTGTAATCTCATCTATTTCGCTTGGCAATCTAATAGCAAAAATAGGAATCCCAAAAGTAATAGGACAAATAACCGCAGGAATAATTCTAAGTCCGAGTGCTTTTGGAAAAATTCAAATACCTTTATTATTTCCATTAGGAATAACTCAAGTTGGAGAAAACTATTTAATAAATGAGAAAATATTTGCAATCTCTACAATAGCTTCAATAATACTGCTTTTCACGGCAGGACTTGAAACCGACTTAAAATTATTTATTAAATTCTTGCCACGCGGAGGAATTATTGGAATAACAGAGGTTGTTGGCACCTTCACAAGTTTTGTACTAATGGCTAGCATAATTTTTAATGTCCCTTTAATAAGCCCAACCTCACTTTTTATTGGAATAATCGGAACTCCCACGTCAGCAGGAATCGCAGCAAGCATACTCTCGGCAAAGAAAAAAATGAGCACTTCAGAAGGAGTGACAATAATCTCAACTTCAATTATTGATGATGTGCTTTCGATGCTTATGCTTACAAGTGTAATAACTATATCAAGATCTATATCAGATCTTGATATAGCAAGCTCAATCAAAGCCATAATTCAAAACATAATAATTTGGCTATGCCTGACTTTTTCTTTAATATATGTAGCAGAAACACTCTCAAGATTGTTAAAAAAATTAAACAGTGTTACCTTAGCAACTGTAATAACACTCTCTCTAGCCTTTACCGTTGCAAGCATTTTCCAAAATTTAGGGATGTCTTTCGTTGTCGGAGCTTATGTATTTGGACTTGCTATGTCAAAAACAGACATTGTATATGTAATCCAAGATAAACTAACAATTTTTGAAAGATTTTTTATTCCAATCTTTTTTACATCAATTGGACTTATGTCAGATATTAATGAAATACTCTCAAAAGAAGTTCTTATCTTAGGATCAGTAATTAGCGCAATAGCAATAATTACTAAAAGTATATTTTGCTTTATTCCAGCACTCTTCTTGGGATTTAATAAACTCGGAGCTTTAAAAATTGCAATTGGAATGGTCCCAAGAGGAGAAGTTTCGCTTATCATGGCAAATGTGGCATTATCCTCAGGATTTATTAGCCAAAAAATATTTGGAATCATAATAATAATGGTATTCTTGCCAACAATCATTACAACACCTATAATAAACTTTTTGTTCAAAATAAATAAAAACGGACTTAAAAAAGAGCTTCCAGTAGATCAAAATACACACATATGCGTATCATTTGAATATGATAATTTAGCCAAAATTCTTGTATGGGACTTAAAAAATGAGCTAAGAAAAGAAGGATTTTTCACACAACAAATTAAAAATGATTACTCACAATATATTAATGCAAGAAAAAACAATATATCCTTTTCAATAAAACGAGAAGGCAGCCAAATAACATTCGAATGCCCAAACAAACATTTAATTATAATACAAGACCTTTTTAGAGAAACAATCTTAAACTTAGAAAAAATAACCAAAGAAGTTGAAACGGTCTCTTTGAGAGCAAAAAAACTAGACTACTCAATAAATTATGATAAAATCCTTAGTAAAATTAACCTAAATAAAAGAATAAAAAAGGAAAACATTATCTTAGAATTAAAAGCAAGCAATAAAGCTGATGTATTAAGAGAACTTCTCAGCGTAATAAACATTGAGATTGATAAAGAAAGAATATTCCAAGATTTAATGGAAAGAGAAAAATTAATTACTACTGCACTAAAAGAGGGGTTTGCCATTCCTCATTTAAAAACAAATTTAATCTCAAAAATACATATCGCAATAGGAATAAGCCATGAAGGGATTGACTTTAATGCCCTTGACAAAAATTTAAGCCACGTTTTTATATTAATATTGTGCCCAGCAAAAGATTACGTTAGCTACCCCAGAATTTTAGCATCTGTTGTAGGTAAAGTTGATCTTTACAAAAAAGAAATTTTAAATGCAAAAACAGGTAAAGAAATTTATAATATAATAGTGAGTTGA
- a CDS encoding ribosome-associated factor Y — translation MEPKIQTVNYSLHENEKIFILKKLEKFDNHIKKHVENLKITIKKENEIFEFDAHIHFNWGKIIHIREDGKILLNLIDNTIEKLYKTATKEKEKKNNK, via the coding sequence ATGGAACCTAAAATTCAAACGGTTAATTATAGCTTACATGAGAATGAAAAAATTTTTATTCTCAAAAAGCTAGAAAAATTTGATAATCATATCAAAAAACATGTAGAAAATTTAAAAATTACAATAAAAAAAGAAAATGAAATTTTTGAATTTGACGCACATATCCACTTTAATTGGGGAAAGATAATACATATACGAGAAGACGGAAAAATACTTCTTAACCTTATTGATAACACAATAGAAAAACTTTACAAAACAGCAACTAAAGAGAAAGAGAAAAAAAACAACAAATAA
- a CDS encoding Jag protein, which yields MSYEFYGKTEQEAIKKAMRDLELKEGEFDVEILDKERVGFLFKKEMIKIRVSPHIKEVKKGGGFEIKIGDEICDKILEFVKEMLTKMGYSVNLTIESKEGEHIKISIETDSPNILIGREGKNLDSLQLLTNVYASKLVGEAGTFNRVILDIEDYRERFKSRFINLAINSFHKVKRTRRSILLPSMNPFERRIVHTTLNRYSDIKTESEGDGNIKRIRVSYVRNNRYTSNNFRGYQKKDIGFKKIDR from the coding sequence ATGAGCTATGAATTTTACGGAAAAACCGAACAAGAAGCAATAAAGAAAGCAATGAGAGATTTGGAATTAAAAGAAGGTGAGTTTGATGTAGAAATTTTAGATAAAGAAAGGGTGGGATTTTTATTTAAGAAAGAAATGATTAAAATAAGGGTTTCTCCTCATATAAAAGAAGTCAAAAAGGGCGGCGGTTTTGAAATTAAAATTGGGGATGAAATTTGTGATAAAATTTTGGAATTTGTGAAAGAAATGCTAACTAAAATGGGGTATTCTGTAAATTTGACAATAGAGTCCAAAGAAGGAGAGCATATTAAGATTTCTATTGAGACAGATAGTCCAAATATTTTGATTGGACGAGAAGGTAAAAATTTAGATTCTTTGCAGCTTTTAACAAATGTTTATGCTTCTAAACTTGTTGGTGAAGCTGGTACCTTTAATAGGGTTATATTGGATATTGAAGATTATAGAGAGAGATTTAAATCTAGATTTATTAATTTAGCAATAAATTCTTTTCATAAAGTTAAAAGAACCAGACGTTCTATTTTGTTGCCATCAATGAATCCTTTTGAGAGAAGAATTGTTCATACAACTTTAAACCGTTACAGTGATATAAAAACTGAAAGCGAGGGTGATGGGAATATAAAAAGAATAAGAGTCTCTTATGTTAGAAATAATAGGTATACTAGCAACAATTTTCGAGGTTATCAAAAAAAGGATATTGGTTTTAAAAAAATAGATAGATAG
- a CDS encoding fructose-bisphosphate aldolase (catalyzes the formation of glycerone phosphate and glyceraldehyde 3-phosphate from fructose 1,6, bisphosphate) yields the protein MGVLDKIKPGVVYGEELHSLYEICKKEGFAIPSINCIGTNSINAVLEAAKEINSPIMIQFSNSGSAFICGKGLKMGKPQGVSIVGAISGAMHVHLMAEHYGVPVVLHTDHCAKNLLPWVEGLLEYGEKYYSQHKKPLFSSHMLDLSEEPIKENIEISKKFLERMAKIEMFLEIELGITGGEEDGVDNSDRALHELFSTPEDIYYGYSELLKISPNFQIAAAFGNVHGVYKPGNVKLTPRVLRDGQNYVISKTGANIAKPVSYVFHGGSGSTIDEINEALSYGVVKMNIDTDTQWAAWEGVLNYYKKNESRLQGQLGDGKDIDIPNKKFYDPRVWLREAEVSMKERVKIACKNLNNINRN from the coding sequence ATGGGTGTTTTAGACAAGATTAAGCCGGGAGTAGTTTATGGAGAAGAACTGCATTCTTTATATGAAATATGTAAAAAGGAAGGATTTGCTATTCCTTCTATTAACTGTATAGGAACAAATTCTATTAATGCAGTTTTGGAGGCAGCAAAAGAAATTAACTCTCCTATTATGATTCAATTTTCTAACAGTGGTTCTGCTTTTATTTGTGGGAAAGGATTGAAGATGGGAAAGCCACAAGGAGTTTCAATAGTTGGGGCTATTTCTGGAGCTATGCATGTTCATTTGATGGCAGAGCATTATGGTGTCCCTGTTGTTCTTCATACTGATCATTGTGCTAAGAATTTGCTTCCTTGGGTTGAAGGGCTTTTAGAGTATGGGGAGAAATACTATAGTCAGCACAAAAAACCATTATTTTCTTCACATATGCTAGATTTGTCAGAAGAACCTATTAAAGAGAATATTGAAATTTCTAAAAAATTCTTAGAAAGAATGGCAAAAATTGAAATGTTTTTAGAAATAGAGCTTGGAATTACAGGTGGAGAAGAAGATGGAGTTGATAACTCAGATAGAGCTTTGCATGAACTATTTTCTACTCCTGAGGATATTTATTATGGGTATTCAGAGCTTTTAAAGATTAGTCCAAATTTTCAGATTGCAGCAGCTTTTGGCAATGTTCATGGGGTATATAAACCAGGAAATGTTAAGCTTACTCCAAGAGTTTTAAGAGATGGTCAAAATTATGTTATATCGAAAACAGGAGCAAATATTGCTAAGCCAGTTTCTTATGTTTTTCATGGTGGATCTGGATCTACGATTGATGAGATTAATGAGGCGCTTTCTTATGGAGTTGTAAAGATGAATATTGATACAGATACGCAGTGGGCTGCTTGGGAAGGTGTTTTAAATTATTATAAGAAAAATGAAAGTCGTTTGCAAGGCCAGCTAGGAGATGGTAAGGATATTGATATTCCAAATAAGAAATTTTATGATCCAAGAGTTTGGTTAAGAGAAGCTGAAGTTTCCATGAAAGAACGGGTGAAAATTGCATGCAAAAATCTTAACAATATTAATAGAAATTGA
- the aspS gene encoding aspartate--tRNA ligase (catalyzes a two-step reaction, first charging an aspartate molecule by linking its carboxyl group to the alpha-phosphate of ATP, followed by transfer of the aminoacyl-adenylate to its tRNA; contains discriminating and non-discriminating subtypes): MFKVIKCNELSEKLLNKKIEINAWVKKIRNHGKFTFLNIRDRYEQAQVLINEEYLLKIAETIKLEYCIKIQGLLVKRPSNMINTDMKTGCFEILAKNIEIISRCNELPFMIEDDNNASENSKLEYRYLDLRRDSLKNKIILRCQATHLIRNFLVKRKFLELETPTFVKSTPEGARDFVIPSRIHKGSFYALPQSPQLYKQLIMIAGLDKYFQIARCYRDEDSRGDRQPEFTQLDLEMSFVKKENIFKLIEKMLFTIFKNCLNINLPKKFKKITYKKAMNKYGSDKPDTRFELVLQDISSNLKNSTFDVFKDALKNKGSIKILIVKDKADKFSRAKINNLEEIAKIYKTQGLYFTKIENNEFSGGIAKFLKTEEKQLIKTYSLENNDIIFFTANNKWETACKAMGQIRIKIANDLNLIDENKFEFLWVYDFPLFEYDENTKTYTPAHHMFSLPKKRYISTLEKNPNKTIGEIYDLVLNGVELGSGSIRIHNKELQQRIFNIIGFQKEKSEDRFGFFLKALEYGAPNHGGIAIGIDRLIMLMTKSTSIKDVILFPKNSFAASPLDNSPSKISNEQLKELGINIINDA, translated from the coding sequence ATGTTTAAAGTTATCAAATGTAATGAATTGAGTGAAAAACTGCTAAACAAAAAAATTGAAATAAATGCTTGGGTGAAAAAAATACGAAACCACGGAAAATTTACCTTTTTAAACATAAGAGACAGATATGAACAAGCTCAAGTTCTAATAAACGAAGAATACCTTTTGAAGATTGCAGAAACAATAAAACTTGAATATTGCATTAAAATTCAAGGATTATTAGTTAAAAGACCTTCCAACATGATAAACACAGATATGAAAACAGGATGTTTTGAAATACTGGCAAAAAATATTGAAATCATCTCAAGATGTAATGAATTGCCGTTTATGATAGAAGATGACAATAATGCAAGTGAAAACTCAAAACTTGAATATAGATACCTAGATTTAAGAAGAGATTCATTGAAAAACAAAATCATTTTAAGATGCCAAGCTACTCATCTTATTAGAAACTTTTTAGTAAAAAGAAAATTTTTAGAACTAGAAACCCCAACTTTTGTAAAATCAACACCAGAAGGCGCAAGAGACTTTGTAATCCCATCAAGAATTCACAAAGGATCTTTTTATGCACTGCCTCAATCCCCACAACTTTACAAACAGCTTATAATGATAGCGGGACTTGATAAATATTTTCAAATAGCTCGTTGCTACAGAGACGAAGATTCAAGAGGAGATAGACAACCAGAATTCACACAGCTTGATCTTGAAATGAGCTTTGTGAAAAAAGAAAATATTTTTAAATTAATAGAAAAGATGCTTTTTACAATATTTAAAAATTGTCTTAATATCAACTTGCCTAAAAAATTTAAAAAAATAACATACAAAAAGGCAATGAACAAATATGGAAGCGACAAACCAGATACTAGATTTGAACTTGTACTGCAAGATATAAGTTCAAATCTAAAAAATTCAACATTTGATGTATTTAAAGATGCTCTTAAAAACAAAGGTTCAATTAAAATTTTAATAGTAAAAGATAAAGCCGATAAGTTTTCAAGAGCAAAAATAAATAATTTAGAAGAAATTGCAAAGATTTACAAAACACAAGGACTTTATTTCACAAAAATTGAAAACAATGAATTTTCTGGGGGAATTGCAAAATTTTTAAAAACAGAAGAAAAGCAATTAATAAAAACTTATTCTCTAGAAAATAATGATATAATCTTCTTTACAGCCAATAACAAATGGGAAACTGCTTGCAAAGCAATGGGTCAAATTAGAATAAAAATTGCAAACGATCTTAACCTGATAGATGAAAATAAATTTGAATTTCTATGGGTCTACGATTTTCCACTATTTGAATATGACGAAAATACAAAAACCTATACGCCTGCTCACCACATGTTCTCACTCCCCAAAAAAAGATATATTTCTACTTTGGAGAAAAATCCAAACAAAACTATCGGTGAAATTTATGATCTTGTTTTAAACGGCGTAGAACTTGGTTCAGGCTCAATCAGAATACACAATAAAGAGCTCCAACAAAGAATTTTTAACATAATAGGATTTCAAAAAGAAAAATCAGAAGATAGATTTGGATTTTTCCTAAAAGCACTAGAATATGGAGCTCCCAATCATGGTGGTATTGCGATTGGCATTGACAGACTAATAATGCTAATGACTAAATCAACTTCCATAAAAGATGTAATATTATTCCCCAAGAACTCTTTTGCAGCAAGTCCTCTTGACAACTCTCCTTCTAAAATCTCAAATGAACAACTCAAAGAGCTAGGAATCAATATTATTAATGACGCTTAA
- a CDS encoding phosphocarrier protein HPr, translating to MQKVKIEIINKNSIIHTKPKITIAKFANQHPSYDIKMTTKDVRKAKTTPKIEIIILRIVYKEKIIIVANKKEKLAIKNLLNLVKYNFSKELEK from the coding sequence ATGCAAAAAGTCAAAATTGAGATAATAAACAAAAATAGTATTATACATACAAAGCCAAAAATCACCATTGCTAAATTCGCAAATCAACATCCTTCGTATGACATAAAAATGACAACAAAAGATGTCAGAAAAGCCAAGACAACTCCTAAAATCGAAATTATCATATTAAGAATAGTATATAAAGAAAAAATAATAATAGTCGCCAACAAAAAAGAAAAACTGGCAATTAAAAATTTGTTAAACTTAGTAAAATATAACTTTTCAAAAGAGCTTGAAAAATGA
- a CDS encoding ribonuclease P — protein MRKRNISLKSKIEIQEIFKEGILIRFSNLNLKVFCKSSHLINSRLLVTFSKGFKGAVKRNRVRRLFKEAFKRIFEFLEGRAVDIIFVVSYNKLDLTYFRVETLMKSLALIV, from the coding sequence ATGAGAAAAAGAAATATTAGTTTAAAATCAAAAATAGAAATTCAAGAAATTTTCAAAGAAGGCATTCTGATTAGATTTAGCAATCTTAATCTTAAAGTGTTTTGTAAATCAAGTCATTTGATTAATTCTAGACTTCTTGTCACCTTTTCTAAAGGTTTTAAGGGGGCTGTTAAAAGGAATCGTGTTAGGAGGCTTTTTAAAGAAGCTTTTAAGAGAATATTTGAATTTTTAGAAGGCAGGGCTGTGGATATTATTTTTGTAGTTTCTTATAACAAGCTGGATTTGACGTATTTTAGAGTTGAGACTCTTATGAAAAGTTTAGCTTTAATAGTATAA